One part of the Paroedura picta isolate Pp20150507F chromosome 5, Ppicta_v3.0, whole genome shotgun sequence genome encodes these proteins:
- the NKPD1 gene encoding LOW QUALITY PROTEIN: NTPase KAP family P-loop domain-containing protein 1 (The sequence of the model RefSeq protein was modified relative to this genomic sequence to represent the inferred CDS: deleted 1 base in 1 codon) — protein MNPEAEDGLTAAETKGPAYLGTLVGGPPGQALMNPSDEEATRLHHEEPHENEDCHAKQDLLTEDDIYCCSLSKTLCHTSTPVTVGFYSPCGTRLHSLLGNIAECMHKESCRREENEYRRTHQRPRRPEGMNYFTLLWYLVFYQPVITEVHLRRKNIDFLFIRFSAWQYAGSDKLWAGLVTTLCDHIRQHFGPLPLSFYHVVGSRPRFASGFSQNEWRLKKKVALTAGGLVVMLLAGVSLATVAILVPGIRDGTALKVLGAVFGTISGSSVVLALAPVIKNLIITQKKKIESMTNNEKFTSHLGFMSAVKREIELLTSFVYYMEIFERQRLRIVFEITSLDMCYPERVVGVLNAINTLLSDTNAPFIFILVVDPCIITSCLEQAGSMKGMADNGYLYLNRTVSLPFSIPEIGVRSKMRFLHETFQNREDLMYRIITKNVEQGVRKAKGMDPALAVMEASVEMDQHQIDAQAVQYIHEAFHSLHNEHDCLYRYIPESIIQMKRIVNTIPITLRLMTQQHSLRHDICPRSVAGWVVLANQWPCRLSWILQCTEDNKQLRTPKDFDQQPLWEVFVDNCQELFTKHEALQNIMALDGDPELFEMFLSHDFPFTVQEGSKYLKYTVNLDHSIRHRMGQLRALAMLEKIYKKKEESSDKTD, from the exons ATCTCCTGACGGAGGATGACATCTACTGCTGTTCTCTCTCCAAGACTCTGTGCCACACCTCCACCCCCGTAACTGTGGGCTTCTACTCTCCCTGTGGAACCCGGCTCCACTCCCTCCTGGGGAACATCGCAG AATGTATGCACAAAGAATCTTGCAGGAGAGAAGAAAACGAATACCGGAGAACCCACCAGAGGCCACGGCGACCAGAAGGAATGAACTACTTCACGCTTCTGTGGTATCTCGTCTTCTACCAGCCAGTTATCACAGAGGTCCATCTCAGAAGAAAGAACATCGATTTCCTTTTCATCCGGTTCAGCGCCTGGCAGTACGCTGGGAGCGACAAGCTCTGGGCCGGGTTGGTCACCACCCTCTGCGATCACATCCGTCAACACTTCGGACCTCTCCCTCTAAGCTTTTATCACGTTGTTGGGAGCAGGCCGCGATTTGCCTCAGGGTTCAGCCAGAATGAGTGGAGGCTCAAAAAGAAAGTTGCCCTGACCGCCGGAGGACTCGTGGtcatgttgctggcaggggtgAGCCTGGCCACGGTCGCCATCCTCGTACCAGGGATAAGGGACGGTACC GCCTTGAAAGTCCTTGGCGCGGTCTTTGGCACCATTTCCGGCTCCAGTGTTGTCCTGGCCCTGGCTCCAGTCATTAAGAACCTGATCatcacccagaagaagaagatcgAGAGCATGACCAACAATGAAAAATTCACTAGCCACCTGGGCTTCATGAGCGCCGTCAAGAGAGAGATTGAACTTCTCACCAGCTTTGTGTATTACATGGAGATCTTCGAGCGGCAGCGCCTGAGGATCGTCTTTGAGATCACCAGCTTGGACATGTGCTACCCGGAAAGGGTGGTCGGGGTTCTGAACGCCATCAACACCCTGCTTTCGGACACCAATGCCCCGTTCATTTTCATTCTGGTGGTGGACCCCTGCATCATCACCTCTTGCTTAGAGCAAGCTGGCAGCATGAAAGGCATGGCTGACAACGGCTACCTCTACCTCAATCGGACAGTCTCGTTGCCTTTCTCCATCCCGGAAATTGGCGTCCGGTCCAAGATGCGGTTTCTGCACGAGACCTTCCAAAACCGGGAAGACCTGATGTACCGAATCATCACAAAGAATGTGGAGCAGGGAGTCCGGAAGGCCAAAGGAATGGACCCAGCGCTGGCGGTGATGGAAGCCTCCGTGGAAATGGACCAGCACCAGATTGATGCTCAGGCTGTGCAGTATATCCACGAGGCCTTCCACTCCTTGCACAACGAACACGACTGCCTTTACAGGTACATCCCTGAGAGCATCATCCAAATGAAGAGGATCGTCAACACCATCCCCATCACCCTGCGGCTCATGACCCAGCAGCACAGCCTCCGCCATGACATCTGCCCCAGGTCGGTGGCGGGCTGGGTGGTCCTGGCCAACCAGTGGCCGTGCCGCTTGAGCTGGATCCTGCAGTGCACGGAGGATAACAAGCAGCTCCGGACACCCAAGGACTTCGACCAGCAGCCACTGTGGGAAGTGTTTGTGGACAACTGCCAGGAACTTTTCACCAAACACGAGGCCCTCCAGAACATCATGGCGTTGGATGGCGACCCGGAACTCTTTGAGATGTTCTTGTCCCACGACTTCCCATTCACTGTACAGGAAGGGTCAAAGTACCTGAAATATACGGTCAACCTGGACCATTCCATCAGACACCGGATGGGGCAGCTGAGGGCGCTTGCTATGCTGGAGAAGATAtacaagaagaaggaagaaagctcAGACAAGACAGATTAG